A region from the Melioribacteraceae bacterium 4301-Me genome encodes:
- a CDS encoding heavy metal translocating P-type ATPase — MAKFNLPVEGMTCASCVARVEKIVSKFDGVKNVSVNFASEKVSFETENANVDLKEIADAIAEYGYKLKYDEAHEQKKQENMLISEEEDSYYYELKKDFFVSLAFTIPIFLLSMASEFSWLKGISKETIQKILLILTTPVIFNPGKRFFKIFWNNLKHFSAEMNTLVAIGTGAAYIYSVIAVLFPRFITSTDKAPHVYFETAAVIITLILLGRLLEHKAKRKTSGAIKKLLELQAQTATIIVDGQTKVININELQNGNVVVIKPGEKIPADGIVITGSSTVDESMLTGESMPVEKAPGSKVFGGTINKTGSFNFKTTAVGNNSVLGQIIKLVEEAQSSKAPIQKLADKISSIFVPVVILIATVTFIGWLTLSANNNFNNALINFVAVLIIACPCALGLATPTAIMVGTGKGAASGILIKNGEALELAHKITTIILDKTGTITLGKPQVTDFLTEENSEEDTLQIIASLENKSEHPIAQAIVEFAKSKNVSLTEPEFFNSLTGSGVIGVVNGKSVVIGNKKIMSEYAINIKNIEEKTNDLLVEGKTVIFAAIEGNIKCAFVIEDPIKENSMQAIQLLKDLGIKTVMLTGDNIRTAEAIAKKVNVSEFIAELLPQQKAEKVKEYKRKGEIVAMVGDGINDALALAEADVGIAIGSGTDIAIETSHITLVKDDLMSVVKAINLSKQTIKTIKQNLFWAFIYNTIGIPLAAFGMLNPMIGALAMSFSSVSVVTNSLRLKNKKI; from the coding sequence ATGGCTAAATTTAATTTACCTGTTGAGGGAATGACATGTGCTAGCTGCGTTGCACGTGTAGAGAAAATTGTAAGCAAATTCGATGGCGTAAAGAATGTATCAGTAAATTTTGCTTCTGAGAAAGTAAGTTTTGAAACTGAAAATGCAAATGTTGACTTAAAAGAAATTGCCGATGCAATTGCAGAATACGGCTACAAACTTAAATATGATGAGGCTCATGAACAAAAAAAGCAAGAAAATATGCTGATTAGTGAAGAAGAGGATTCCTACTATTATGAATTAAAAAAAGATTTCTTTGTTTCGTTGGCTTTTACAATTCCTATATTTCTGCTTTCTATGGCATCAGAATTTAGTTGGCTCAAAGGTATCAGCAAAGAAACAATTCAAAAAATACTTTTGATTTTGACTACACCTGTAATCTTTAACCCAGGAAAAAGATTCTTCAAAATTTTCTGGAACAATCTCAAGCATTTCTCAGCAGAAATGAATACTCTTGTAGCTATAGGTACTGGTGCAGCTTATATTTATAGTGTAATTGCTGTTTTGTTTCCGCGTTTTATAACTTCAACCGACAAAGCACCTCATGTTTATTTTGAAACTGCTGCAGTTATTATTACTCTTATTTTATTGGGACGGCTATTAGAACACAAAGCTAAAAGAAAAACAAGTGGTGCAATTAAAAAACTGCTTGAGCTTCAGGCACAAACAGCCACTATTATTGTAGATGGACAAACTAAAGTAATAAATATAAATGAACTTCAGAATGGTAATGTTGTTGTTATTAAGCCTGGAGAAAAAATCCCTGCAGATGGAATTGTAATTACGGGCTCTTCAACTGTTGATGAATCAATGCTTACAGGCGAAAGTATGCCCGTTGAAAAAGCTCCCGGTTCTAAAGTATTTGGAGGAACAATAAATAAAACCGGCTCTTTTAATTTCAAAACCACCGCCGTTGGAAACAATTCGGTGTTAGGACAAATTATCAAACTTGTCGAAGAGGCTCAAAGCTCAAAAGCACCTATTCAAAAATTAGCTGACAAAATATCGAGTATCTTTGTACCAGTTGTTATTTTAATAGCCACTGTTACTTTTATTGGTTGGCTGACCCTTAGTGCAAATAACAATTTTAATAATGCATTAATAAATTTTGTTGCAGTATTAATTATAGCCTGCCCCTGTGCGCTTGGTCTTGCTACACCTACTGCAATAATGGTAGGGACTGGTAAAGGAGCTGCTTCTGGAATTCTAATAAAGAACGGTGAAGCTTTAGAACTTGCACATAAAATCACCACAATTATATTAGATAAAACAGGTACAATAACTCTTGGCAAACCTCAGGTTACTGACTTTTTAACAGAAGAAAATTCTGAAGAGGATACTTTACAAATTATTGCTTCACTGGAAAACAAATCTGAACATCCTATTGCTCAAGCAATTGTAGAGTTCGCAAAATCAAAAAATGTCTCATTAACAGAACCCGAATTCTTTAACAGCCTAACTGGAAGTGGAGTAATAGGTGTGGTTAATGGCAAATCAGTGGTAATTGGCAACAAAAAGATAATGAGTGAATATGCCATCAACATCAAAAATATAGAAGAAAAAACCAATGATTTACTGGTCGAAGGTAAAACAGTCATATTTGCAGCAATTGAAGGGAATATAAAATGTGCCTTTGTTATTGAAGATCCAATAAAAGAAAACAGCATGCAGGCAATTCAGTTATTAAAAGACTTGGGCATAAAAACTGTAATGTTGACTGGAGATAACATTCGAACAGCAGAGGCAATTGCAAAAAAAGTAAACGTTAGCGAATTTATTGCTGAATTACTACCACAACAAAAAGCAGAAAAAGTAAAAGAATACAAAAGGAAAGGCGAAATCGTTGCTATGGTAGGAGATGGAATTAATGATGCATTGGCTTTAGCCGAGGCAGACGTCGGAATAGCAATTGGGAGTGGAACCGATATAGCAATTGAAACCTCACATATCACATTAGTAAAAGACGATTTAATGAGTGTTGTAAAAGCCATTAACTTGTCAAAACAAACAATAAAAACAATTAAACAGAATCTTTTCTGGGCGTTTATTTATAACACTATAGGAATCCCCCTTGCTGCATTCGGTATGCTAAACCCAATGATTGGCGCTTTAGCAATGTCTTTTAGTTCAGTCTCTGTGGTTACCAATTCTCTTAGATTGAAAAACAAAAAAATATAG
- a CDS encoding heavy-metal-associated domain-containing protein: MTTKDFKIEGMSCHHCVMAIEKELSKLELESKNVEIGKAKVVYDENKINEQSIINAIEEAGYKVIGSNNG; the protein is encoded by the coding sequence ATGACCACAAAAGATTTCAAAATAGAAGGCATGAGTTGTCACCATTGCGTAATGGCAATTGAAAAGGAACTTTCTAAATTAGAACTTGAAAGCAAGAACGTGGAAATTGGAAAAGCTAAAGTAGTTTATGACGAAAACAAGATTAACGAACAATCTATAATAAATGCAATAGAGGAAGCCGGTTATAAAGTTATAGGGTCTAACAATGGCTAA
- a CDS encoding AraC family transcriptional regulator, whose amino-acid sequence MKKNVLYIRNMVCNRCIKVIKEEFEKLNINIVSISLGEVETEQSIDNLPIEKIKKVLRENGFELIEDRKARIIEKVKKVVIDSIYNDKLIQNSNINFSKLIEDEIGLDYNYISRLFSSLESITIEQYTLLQKIERAKELLKYGELTLSEIAYKLGYSSVQHLSNQFKKITGLTASQFKNLTINIRRPIDQVK is encoded by the coding sequence ATGAAAAAGAATGTCTTATACATACGTAATATGGTTTGTAATCGATGCATAAAAGTAATAAAGGAGGAGTTTGAAAAGCTAAACATTAATATCGTATCAATCTCTTTAGGCGAAGTTGAAACTGAACAATCAATCGATAATTTGCCAATTGAAAAGATAAAAAAAGTTCTAAGAGAAAATGGATTTGAACTAATTGAAGACCGTAAAGCTCGTATAATTGAAAAAGTAAAAAAGGTAGTAATTGACTCGATTTATAATGATAAGTTAATTCAAAACAGCAATATTAATTTTTCAAAATTAATTGAAGATGAAATTGGATTAGATTACAATTACATTAGTCGACTATTTTCATCTCTCGAAAGCATCACAATTGAACAATATACGCTGCTTCAAAAAATTGAGCGAGCTAAAGAGCTACTCAAATACGGAGAATTAACACTAAGTGAAATTGCCTATAAATTAGGCTACAGCAGCGTTCAGCATTTATCAAATCAATTTAAAAAAATCACCGGCTTAACTGCTAGTCAATTTAAAAACCTCACTATCAATATTAGAAGACCCATAGACCAAGTAAAATAA
- a CDS encoding HU family DNA-binding protein has translation MTKADIVEIVATGTGLTKLETEAIIEGFLNTVIQSLKEGKGIEIRGFGSYKVKKKKARYARNPRTGEKVYVEEHYVPVFKFSKDFKSAVDQGMKLTLQKEESN, from the coding sequence ATGACGAAAGCAGATATTGTTGAAATAGTTGCAACTGGTACTGGGTTAACAAAGTTAGAGACTGAAGCTATTATTGAGGGTTTTTTAAATACAGTTATTCAATCTCTAAAAGAAGGGAAAGGAATTGAAATAAGAGGTTTTGGAAGTTATAAAGTTAAAAAAAAGAAAGCTCGTTATGCGCGAAACCCCAGAACTGGTGAAAAAGTGTATGTAGAAGAACATTACGTGCCAGTTTTTAAATTTTCTAAAGATTTCAAATCTGCTGTAGACCAAGGCATGAAATTAACTTTGCAAAAAGAAGAGTCTAATTGA
- a CDS encoding tetratricopeptide repeat protein: protein MVNNEKNNFTVCTNCGQSNEIDAKFCKNCGKPLSKSIKGKKSSKAKKEIELKENKPQLILSTTKLVYLTFSLLIVGFAILFFSGTFDVVRPSKSTASNNFNEIHKGVDLNNINEIKNLQSIVDKNPEDYEALLKLAHLQNDSGLYDAAIQNYTRYLKKYPSDADVRVDMGVCYYQLGKIDDAIDAMETALKYQPKHQIAHLNLGIVNLAAGNVEKAKEWWQKAVQINPNSDVGKKAAELLKSHK, encoded by the coding sequence ATGGTTAACAATGAAAAAAACAATTTTACAGTTTGTACAAACTGTGGTCAGAGTAACGAAATAGATGCTAAATTTTGTAAAAATTGCGGCAAGCCATTAAGCAAATCTATAAAAGGCAAAAAGTCATCTAAAGCCAAAAAAGAAATTGAGCTTAAAGAAAACAAGCCACAACTTATATTATCAACCACAAAATTAGTTTATTTAACTTTTTCGCTGTTGATTGTCGGTTTTGCTATTTTATTCTTTTCCGGCACTTTTGATGTAGTAAGACCAAGTAAATCGACAGCTTCTAATAATTTTAATGAGATTCATAAAGGTGTTGACCTAAATAATATAAATGAGATAAAAAATTTGCAATCAATAGTAGATAAAAATCCAGAGGATTATGAAGCACTTTTAAAATTGGCGCATTTACAAAACGATTCTGGGTTATACGATGCAGCAATTCAAAACTATACTCGATATTTAAAGAAATATCCATCTGATGCAGATGTAAGAGTTGATATGGGGGTTTGTTATTATCAGCTTGGCAAAATAGATGATGCAATTGATGCAATGGAAACAGCGCTAAAATATCAGCCTAAACATCAAATAGCTCACTTAAATCTTGGCATTGTAAATTTAGCTGCTGGCAATGTTGAGAAGGCAAAGGAGTGGTGGCAGAAGGCTGTTCAAATTAACCCAAATTCTGATGTAGGCAAAAAAGCGGCGGAATTATTGAAATCACATAAATAG
- the mraZ gene encoding division/cell wall cluster transcriptional repressor MraZ translates to MFIGSFKYSVDSKGRVSIPARFRKYINPEANDTFFMTRGIVQCIDIYPQDYWKQEVLQRIDQLDDFDIEESIFKRMLLELAAEDKLDSQSRLLIPRNLLEFAAIEKDVLILGQNKKIEIWNPDIYEAHKKENEKPYAEIAKQVMQKRFK, encoded by the coding sequence ATGTTTATAGGCAGCTTTAAATATTCGGTTGACTCAAAAGGTAGAGTTAGCATTCCAGCAAGATTCAGAAAGTACATTAATCCTGAAGCCAACGATACTTTTTTTATGACTAGGGGTATTGTTCAATGTATAGACATCTACCCTCAAGATTATTGGAAACAAGAAGTCTTACAAAGAATCGACCAGCTTGATGATTTTGATATTGAGGAATCTATTTTTAAACGTATGCTGTTAGAACTAGCCGCTGAGGATAAGCTCGACTCTCAGTCCAGATTGCTAATTCCAAGAAACTTACTTGAGTTTGCAGCTATTGAAAAGGATGTGTTAATATTAGGACAAAATAAAAAAATAGAAATTTGGAATCCTGATATTTATGAAGCACATAAAAAAGAAAACGAAAAGCCTTATGCAGAAATTGCAAAACAAGTTATGCAAAAAAGATTCAAATGA
- the rsmH gene encoding 16S rRNA (cytosine(1402)-N(4))-methyltransferase RsmH, translating into MIYHVPVLVEESKRLLITRKEGIYFDGTIGYGGHSEKFLEILSKKSKLIGTDKDYNAFKFCEEKFKNDKRVTVYHTSFIDIDKISKIEFIEKYDGIFADLGVSSFQLDNPEAGFTFREEANLDLRMNKNQGVPASEIINLFSENDLAKIFFDYGEEKNSKKIAREIVKARKLKAIKTTAELRFIIERITNRRYLTKTLSRIFQALRIFVNNELEELKIFLEKSIDLLAIGGRMVVLSYHSLEDRIVKEKFKLEASDCICPPGTPICVCGKKKRVKILTPKPIVALKSEIEINKRARSVKLRAIEKIA; encoded by the coding sequence ATGATTTATCATGTTCCAGTATTGGTTGAAGAAAGTAAGAGATTACTTATTACTCGAAAAGAAGGAATATACTTCGATGGCACTATTGGCTACGGGGGACATTCGGAAAAGTTTTTAGAGATACTAAGCAAAAAATCTAAACTTATTGGAACAGATAAAGATTACAATGCATTTAAATTTTGTGAAGAAAAATTTAAGAACGATAAAAGAGTTACAGTTTATCATACAAGTTTTATTGATATCGATAAAATTTCTAAAATCGAGTTCATTGAAAAATATGATGGCATCTTTGCAGATTTAGGTGTTTCTTCTTTCCAATTGGATAATCCGGAAGCCGGGTTTACTTTTAGAGAAGAAGCAAATCTTGATCTCAGGATGAACAAAAATCAAGGTGTTCCAGCCTCAGAAATTATAAATTTATTTTCTGAGAACGATCTAGCAAAGATTTTTTTCGATTACGGTGAAGAAAAAAATTCAAAAAAAATAGCCAGAGAAATCGTTAAAGCACGAAAGTTAAAGGCAATTAAAACTACTGCAGAATTGAGATTTATTATAGAAAGAATAACTAATAGAAGATATTTAACGAAAACCCTCAGCAGAATATTTCAAGCACTTAGAATTTTTGTAAACAATGAGCTTGAAGAGTTAAAAATATTTTTGGAAAAATCTATTGACCTTTTAGCTATAGGTGGAAGAATGGTTGTGTTATCTTATCATTCATTAGAAGATAGAATTGTAAAGGAGAAATTTAAACTTGAAGCCAGTGATTGTATATGTCCACCCGGCACGCCTATTTGTGTATGTGGTAAAAAAAAACGTGTTAAAATATTGACACCAAAACCCATAGTAGCTCTTAAAAGTGAAATAGAAATTAACAAAAGAGCTAGAAGCGTTAAATTAAGAGCCATAGAAAAAATAGCTTAA
- a CDS encoding penicillin-binding protein, whose amino-acid sequence MNNSRVLSVILVVFLIIGFLLQRLYQVQIVNHDYYTLVADRQQNKYRLIKAERGIIKDANGEVMSFTKDNVSFYVDTRMMNEKKIDKISSLFSKVFHKDKNYYKKLILNGDNNVCLEKKVTMDLALRIKDTTIDGLFYQDDYTRVYPYGSLASHLLGFVNNEMEGVAGIEKTYNDKLAGVDGKYLIERDVVGRPVSVNDNVSRPPVPGDNIILTIKRNYQKILEEELINGLKKYDAKSAVGIIMNPNNSEIYALANVPTYDPANYNLFDADSRRNRALTDTYEPGSTFKSFIMSILFNNNLVKEDEIINTENGEYQYKSVKIKDTHKFSKLTVKEILEQSSNIGMTKLSERINDELLYKSLRDFGFGNPTGIDLPGEASGLLKKPDQFSGLTKAFLSFGYEISVTPLQLITAYSALINGGFLFQPYLVKSITDYKGNLIYENRPVKVRQVISENTSEEMRKLLIGVVEEGTGREARFDDFLVGGKTGTSQKLINNSYSNNQYNSSFVGFLPAENPQLICLILYNSPAVGKYGGLVAAPVFKNVMQRIIESDVNLLREKKKIIRDENLINNFITSKQLKSNTDFFDVPVKNKSLKKNDSFNFANRTTMPSLLNKSIRDAISVMSELGIRYKILGSGKVISQSIIPGTAINKDSICVLQCGTNIKFSSINLN is encoded by the coding sequence ATGAATAATTCAAGAGTACTTTCAGTAATTCTTGTTGTCTTTTTAATAATAGGATTCCTTTTACAGAGATTATATCAGGTTCAGATTGTCAATCACGACTACTATACTTTGGTAGCTGATAGACAACAAAATAAATATAGATTAATTAAGGCTGAACGGGGAATTATTAAAGACGCAAATGGCGAGGTAATGAGTTTTACTAAGGACAATGTTTCCTTTTATGTGGATACCAGAATGATGAACGAAAAGAAAATAGACAAAATTTCTTCCTTGTTCTCTAAAGTTTTTCACAAGGATAAGAACTACTACAAAAAATTAATATTAAATGGAGATAATAATGTATGTCTCGAAAAAAAAGTTACTATGGATTTAGCTCTTAGAATAAAAGATACTACAATTGATGGTCTTTTTTATCAGGATGATTATACACGAGTTTACCCTTACGGAAGTCTTGCCTCACATTTGCTAGGTTTTGTTAACAATGAAATGGAAGGCGTAGCTGGGATTGAAAAGACTTACAACGATAAACTAGCTGGTGTTGACGGAAAATATTTAATTGAAAGAGACGTCGTAGGAAGACCTGTATCTGTAAATGACAATGTTTCACGTCCGCCAGTTCCAGGTGATAATATTATACTTACAATAAAAAGAAATTATCAAAAAATACTTGAAGAAGAATTGATTAATGGACTTAAAAAATATGATGCTAAATCTGCTGTAGGAATTATAATGAACCCCAATAACAGTGAAATTTATGCGTTGGCTAATGTTCCTACATATGACCCTGCAAACTATAATTTATTCGATGCAGATTCTCGTAGAAACAGAGCATTAACAGATACTTATGAACCAGGTTCTACTTTTAAATCATTTATTATGTCGATTCTTTTTAATAATAATCTTGTTAAAGAAGATGAAATAATAAATACAGAAAACGGAGAATATCAGTACAAAAGTGTAAAAATAAAGGATACACATAAATTTTCTAAGCTGACTGTAAAAGAGATTCTTGAACAATCTAGTAATATTGGCATGACCAAATTGTCTGAAAGAATAAATGATGAACTGCTTTATAAAAGTTTAAGGGATTTTGGTTTTGGTAATCCTACAGGAATTGATTTGCCCGGAGAAGCTTCTGGATTATTAAAAAAGCCAGACCAATTCTCTGGCTTAACTAAAGCATTTTTATCTTTTGGTTATGAAATTTCAGTAACTCCATTACAACTTATAACTGCTTACAGCGCTTTAATAAATGGTGGTTTTTTATTCCAACCTTATCTTGTAAAGTCAATAACAGATTATAAGGGAAACTTAATTTATGAGAATCGCCCTGTTAAGGTGCGACAAGTAATTTCTGAAAATACTTCTGAGGAAATGAGAAAGTTACTTATTGGCGTGGTAGAAGAAGGAACAGGCAGAGAAGCCAGATTTGATGATTTTCTCGTAGGTGGAAAAACCGGTACATCGCAAAAATTAATAAATAATTCTTACTCCAATAATCAGTATAACTCATCATTTGTTGGATTTTTGCCAGCAGAAAACCCCCAATTGATTTGTCTCATCTTATATAATTCGCCTGCAGTTGGAAAGTATGGCGGCTTGGTCGCTGCCCCAGTCTTTAAAAATGTTATGCAAAGAATTATTGAATCTGATGTGAACCTACTAAGAGAAAAAAAGAAGATTATTAGAGATGAGAACCTGATAAATAATTTTATTACTTCAAAACAACTAAAAAGTAATACTGATTTTTTTGATGTGCCAGTTAAAAACAAAAGCTTAAAGAAAAATGACAGTTTTAACTTTGCAAATAGAACTACTATGCCTAGCTTGTTAAATAAATCAATTAGAGATGCTATTTCAGTTATGAGTGAACTTGGAATTAGATACAAAATTCTTGGTAGCGGTAAAGTTATCTCTCAAAGTATTATACCCGGTACGGCTATAAATAAAGATAGCATTTGCGTACTGCAGTGTGGAACTAATATAAAGTTCTCATCAATAAATTTAAATTAA
- a CDS encoding UDP-N-acetylmuramoyl-L-alanyl-D-glutamate--2,6-diaminopimelate ligase: MKLVELLNLVKVIQVVGKPEDKLVTELTNDSREVIKNSIFFAIKGLKDNGNKYIEEAINNGACAIVTEKDSSLPEQLFTHTNTVKIVVENSRKSFAEFSNHFFDEPSKKITLIGVTGTKGKTTTAFYIKNVFQNAGYKTGLIGTIASYIGDEKINTNLTTPQPNTINKLLKKMVQENCTHCVMEVSSIALDLHRVDYLDFNFAVFTNITSDHMDYHKTFDHYLASKKILFDMITPNNNIVYNKDDVNSSKIIKTSSALKHSYGSDEAEFKIKNIEYSLDGTSFTIEYLKKDYLLSTSLVGHFNAYNATAAFATAVVAGVEPETAIKGIAKTPQVPGRFEIVSSGAKKVIVDYSHTADSLKQALSAIQHIVKGQRSIITVFGCGGDRDRTKRPVMGKIATEMSDYVFVTSDNPRTEDPVKIIEEIVTGIKTKNYETIVDREEAIKKAILSSDPDSVILIAGKGHEDYQEINGIKYHFSDKEIAEKYLK, encoded by the coding sequence ATGAAACTAGTTGAGCTTTTAAATTTAGTTAAAGTTATACAAGTTGTTGGTAAACCGGAAGATAAATTAGTAACTGAACTAACTAACGACTCACGCGAGGTAATTAAAAATTCTATCTTTTTTGCAATAAAAGGATTGAAAGATAATGGCAATAAATATATTGAAGAGGCGATTAATAATGGTGCATGTGCAATTGTAACTGAAAAAGATAGCAGCTTACCGGAACAGTTATTTACTCATACCAATACGGTTAAAATTGTAGTGGAGAATTCAAGAAAATCTTTTGCTGAGTTTTCAAATCATTTTTTCGATGAGCCTTCTAAAAAAATAACTCTAATTGGTGTAACGGGAACGAAAGGTAAAACTACCACTGCTTTCTATATAAAAAATGTTTTTCAAAATGCAGGATATAAAACTGGCCTTATCGGTACTATTGCAAGTTATATTGGAGATGAAAAAATTAATACTAATCTAACTACACCGCAACCTAACACAATTAACAAACTGCTGAAAAAAATGGTGCAGGAAAATTGCACTCACTGTGTTATGGAAGTGAGCTCAATAGCCCTTGACCTGCATCGAGTTGATTATTTGGATTTTAATTTTGCCGTTTTTACTAATATTACTTCAGACCACATGGATTACCATAAAACATTTGACCACTATTTGGCCTCCAAAAAAATATTATTCGATATGATAACTCCTAATAATAATATTGTGTATAACAAAGATGATGTAAATTCATCTAAAATTATCAAGACGTCTTCAGCATTAAAACATTCTTACGGTAGTGATGAGGCCGAGTTTAAAATAAAAAACATTGAATATTCTTTAGATGGCACATCATTTACAATAGAGTATCTTAAAAAAGATTACCTTTTGTCTACCAGTCTAGTTGGTCATTTTAACGCTTATAATGCAACAGCTGCTTTTGCAACAGCTGTCGTTGCAGGAGTTGAACCCGAGACAGCGATAAAAGGAATTGCTAAAACACCTCAAGTACCAGGCAGATTTGAAATTGTAAGCAGCGGTGCTAAAAAAGTTATTGTTGATTATTCACATACGGCTGACAGTCTAAAACAGGCATTAAGTGCAATTCAACATATTGTTAAAGGACAAAGATCAATTATTACTGTGTTTGGCTGCGGTGGTGATAGGGATAGGACTAAGCGACCAGTAATGGGCAAAATTGCAACTGAAATGAGTGATTACGTGTTTGTAACTTCAGATAATCCGCGTACAGAAGACCCTGTAAAAATAATAGAGGAAATAGTAACCGGAATTAAAACTAAAAATTATGAGACTATTGTTGATAGAGAAGAGGCAATTAAAAAAGCAATTCTTTCTTCTGACCCCGATTCGGTTATTCTTATTGCTGGAAAAGGTCATGAAGATTACCAAGAAATTAATGGTATTAAATATCATTTTTCCGATAAAGAAATAGCGGAGAAATATTTAAAATAA
- the murF gene encoding UDP-N-acetylmuramoyl-tripeptide--D-alanyl-D-alanine ligase produces the protein MSKLKITLEDLLLIPGAKIHNEHLFVPTSLVSIDSRNIEKGAIFFAIKGQKFDGHDFIKEAVRKDAVAVVLNEDKINDLLSLNVTLIIVPDTTVALGELAKIWRNKLSAKVVALTGSNGKTTTKELIAHLLAQKFKVVKTEANNNNHIGVPLTIFSADDKTEVLVLELGTNHFGEIPYTASIAQPDYALITNIGDSHLEFFGNRENVYAEKSAIFEETIKRGGKIFVNYDDPIIKSKTKNLANKITYGFRGMTDYRGKIVSIGEFGETKISIGYNNKKIEVSLPVYGKSNAENFLSAATVALELGLNKTEIINAAKKLKPPEGRLNVKIKKKIVLIDDTYNANPDSVKAAVDLVERIKVYKKKILILGDMLELGEASPKLHEDLEIVIPNNKHYTVYTLGLMMKFLHNALKNTEVYAKHFDFRTELIDEINQSDFTESVILVKGSRGMKMEDFVKILEEKYR, from the coding sequence ATGTCAAAACTCAAAATAACATTAGAAGATTTATTATTGATACCGGGGGCGAAAATTCACAATGAACATTTGTTTGTTCCAACTTCACTTGTTTCAATCGATTCGAGAAACATTGAAAAGGGAGCAATATTTTTTGCAATTAAAGGACAAAAATTTGATGGACACGATTTCATAAAAGAGGCGGTTCGTAAAGATGCTGTTGCTGTTGTTTTGAACGAAGATAAAATAAATGACTTGTTATCGTTAAATGTAACTTTGATTATAGTACCTGATACAACTGTAGCTCTTGGTGAATTAGCAAAAATATGGAGAAATAAATTGTCCGCTAAAGTAGTTGCACTAACAGGTAGTAATGGAAAAACAACAACAAAAGAATTAATTGCACATTTATTAGCACAAAAATTTAAAGTGGTTAAAACCGAAGCTAATAACAATAATCACATTGGAGTGCCACTTACAATTTTTAGTGCAGACGATAAAACTGAAGTTTTAGTATTAGAATTAGGAACTAACCACTTTGGTGAGATACCTTATACTGCTTCAATTGCACAGCCGGATTATGCACTAATTACCAATATTGGCGATAGTCACTTGGAATTCTTTGGCAACAGAGAAAACGTCTATGCAGAAAAATCTGCAATATTTGAAGAAACAATTAAAAGAGGTGGGAAAATTTTTGTGAACTATGATGACCCCATTATTAAATCTAAAACCAAAAACTTAGCAAACAAAATAACTTATGGTTTTAGAGGTATGACCGACTACAGAGGTAAAATTGTTTCAATTGGTGAATTTGGCGAAACAAAAATTTCGATTGGATATAATAATAAAAAAATTGAAGTCTCTTTGCCTGTTTACGGAAAATCAAATGCCGAGAATTTTTTGTCGGCAGCAACAGTTGCATTAGAATTAGGTCTTAATAAAACAGAAATTATTAATGCTGCTAAAAAATTAAAACCGCCTGAAGGAAGGCTTAATGTAAAAATCAAAAAGAAAATTGTTTTAATCGATGATACTTACAATGCAAACCCGGATTCAGTAAAAGCAGCTGTTGATCTAGTTGAAAGAATAAAGGTATATAAAAAGAAAATTTTGATTTTAGGAGATATGCTTGAACTTGGTGAGGCATCGCCAAAGCTGCACGAGGATTTAGAAATCGTTATTCCAAATAATAAACATTATACAGTGTATACACTTGGGTTAATGATGAAGTTTTTGCATAACGCTTTAAAGAATACTGAAGTTTATGCAAAACATTTTGATTTTAGAACTGAATTAATAGATGAAATTAATCAAAGTGATTTCACTGAATCTGTAATTCTTGTAAAAGGTTCACGTGGAATGAAAATGGAAGATTTCGTTAAAATACTTGAGGAAAAATATAGATAA